From one Streptomyces mobaraensis genomic stretch:
- a CDS encoding glycerate kinase produces the protein MTDAHVLIAADKFKGSLTAVEVAAHLTAGLRRAAPGLDVTALPVADGGDGTVDAVVAAGFARRTARVTGPLGEPVEAAWALSGSTAVVEMAEASGLRHVPPGRRAPLTATTYGTGELVRAALDAGARRIVLGVGGSATTDGGAGMLAALGARFLDGAGRPLGPGGGALAALARADLSGLDGRLARTDVVLASDVDNPLTGPSGAAAVYGPQKGASPEDVAVLDAALGRLARALDPARASAPGAGAAGGLGYGALVGLGAGFRPGIEVLLDVVGFGEALTRADLVITGEGSLDAQTLYGKAVQGVATAARARGARVVAVCGRLELGWGDLVVLGVGRAYALSELEPDPERSMAEAGPLLERVGERIAREALG, from the coding sequence ATGACCGACGCACATGTGCTCATCGCCGCGGACAAGTTCAAGGGCTCGCTGACGGCCGTCGAGGTAGCCGCCCACCTCACGGCGGGGCTGCGGCGCGCGGCGCCCGGCCTGGACGTGACGGCGCTGCCGGTCGCGGACGGGGGCGACGGGACGGTGGACGCGGTCGTCGCGGCCGGGTTCGCCCGGCGTACGGCCCGGGTGACCGGCCCCCTCGGCGAGCCCGTCGAGGCGGCGTGGGCCCTGAGCGGTTCCACGGCCGTCGTCGAGATGGCCGAGGCGTCCGGCCTCCGCCACGTACCGCCGGGGCGGCGGGCGCCCCTGACCGCCACCACGTACGGCACCGGGGAGCTGGTGCGGGCCGCCCTCGACGCGGGCGCCCGGCGGATCGTGCTGGGCGTGGGCGGCAGCGCCACCACCGACGGCGGGGCCGGCATGCTCGCCGCGCTGGGCGCGCGGTTCCTCGACGGGGCCGGGCGGCCCCTGGGGCCCGGGGGCGGCGCGCTCGCCGCGCTCGCGCGGGCGGATCTCTCCGGGCTGGACGGGCGGCTGGCGCGGACGGACGTCGTCCTCGCCTCCGATGTCGACAATCCGCTGACGGGGCCGTCGGGGGCGGCGGCTGTCTACGGCCCGCAGAAGGGGGCCTCTCCGGAAGATGTCGCCGTGCTGGACGCCGCTCTCGGGCGGCTCGCGCGCGCCCTGGACCCCGCCCGGGCCTCCGCCCCGGGGGCCGGCGCCGCCGGGGGGCTGGGGTACGGCGCCCTCGTCGGGCTCGGGGCCGGTTTCCGGCCCGGGATCGAGGTGCTGCTCGACGTCGTCGGGTTCGGGGAGGCGCTGACGCGGGCGGATCTGGTGATCACGGGAGAGGGGTCGCTGGACGCGCAGACGCTGTACGGGAAGGCGGTGCAGGGGGTCGCCACGGCGGCGCGGGCGCGGGGGGCGCGGGTGGTGGCCGTGTGCGGGCGGCTGGAGCTGGGGTGGGGGGATCTTGTGGTGCTCGGTGTCGGGCGGGCGTACGCGCTGTCCGAGCTCGAACCGGACCCGGAGCGGTCCATGGCGGAGGCCGGGCCGTTGCTGGAGCGGGTGGGGGAGCGGATCGCTCGCGAGGCGCTCGGCTGA
- a CDS encoding BCCT family transporter, with the protein MSTETTDASPSPPSSRDDRPDPPLVAVGAVAVLAVVAWAALGKRSFDRVSTAALGWVLSNFAWLFVIAADVFLVLCVVIALSRFGRIRLGADDDRPEFGNLAWIAMMFSAGMGIGLMFYGVGEPLQHFVSPPPGSGVAPDSPGAARTALEYSFFHWTLHPWAIYGMAGLALAYAGFRKGRGNRLSSVFVPLLGAQRADGWPGRIIDLLAVFATVFGTATSLGLGALQVAKGLNITTGIKDSTSVELVVIGALSAAFVLSAFSGLHKGVKWLSTLNIALAACLMLFVFLLGPTVFILNTVPAATGSYLHDLVTLATRTGAFTDSAWLGAWTVFYWAWWLSWAPFVGTFIARISHGRTIREFLIGVLLVPSGATIVWFCVMGGSALRLDMTGAADMAGTVAQGAEASLFALLDTLPIATLVSWVAMLLVMTYFITSADSASLVMGSLTSRGALHPRNWLVVTWGVLMAAVAAVLLVAGGLKSLQSATILVALPFVLVMLALCWSLLTELRADPGAGPARHHALHGLRDALRTMVGEAMTEQGPGPVRHPRLRRVAESARERGEGDDGRPSP; encoded by the coding sequence ATGAGCACCGAGACCACCGACGCGTCCCCCTCGCCCCCCTCGTCGCGGGACGACCGCCCGGACCCGCCCCTGGTCGCCGTCGGCGCCGTCGCCGTTCTGGCGGTGGTCGCCTGGGCGGCGCTCGGCAAGCGCTCCTTCGACCGGGTCTCCACCGCCGCCCTCGGCTGGGTGCTGTCGAACTTCGCGTGGCTGTTCGTCATCGCGGCCGACGTGTTCCTCGTGCTGTGCGTGGTCATCGCGCTCAGCCGCTTCGGCCGGATCCGGCTCGGCGCGGACGACGACCGGCCGGAGTTCGGCAACCTCGCCTGGATCGCGATGATGTTCAGCGCCGGCATGGGCATCGGCCTGATGTTCTACGGCGTCGGCGAACCGCTCCAGCACTTCGTCTCGCCCCCGCCGGGCAGTGGCGTCGCCCCGGACTCGCCGGGCGCCGCCCGTACCGCGCTGGAGTACTCGTTCTTCCACTGGACCCTGCATCCCTGGGCCATCTACGGCATGGCCGGGCTCGCCCTCGCCTACGCCGGCTTCCGCAAGGGCCGCGGCAACCGGCTGAGCTCCGTCTTCGTCCCGCTGCTGGGGGCGCAGCGGGCGGACGGCTGGCCGGGCCGGATCATCGACCTGCTGGCCGTGTTCGCGACGGTCTTCGGCACCGCCACCAGCCTGGGCCTCGGCGCCCTCCAGGTGGCCAAGGGGCTGAACATCACCACCGGGATCAAGGACTCGACGTCCGTCGAACTCGTCGTCATCGGCGCCCTCTCCGCCGCGTTCGTGCTGTCCGCCTTCTCCGGCCTGCACAAGGGCGTGAAGTGGCTGAGCACGCTCAACATCGCGCTGGCCGCCTGTCTGATGCTGTTCGTCTTCCTCCTCGGCCCCACCGTCTTCATCCTCAACACCGTCCCCGCCGCCACCGGTTCGTACCTGCACGACCTGGTCACCCTCGCCACCCGCACCGGCGCCTTCACCGACTCCGCGTGGCTGGGCGCCTGGACGGTGTTCTACTGGGCGTGGTGGCTGTCCTGGGCGCCGTTCGTCGGCACGTTCATCGCCCGGATCTCGCACGGCCGGACCATCCGCGAGTTCCTGATCGGCGTCCTGCTCGTGCCCAGCGGCGCGACGATCGTCTGGTTCTGCGTCATGGGCGGCAGCGCCCTGCGCCTGGACATGACCGGCGCCGCCGACATGGCCGGGACCGTCGCGCAGGGCGCGGAGGCGTCGCTGTTCGCCCTGCTCGACACGCTGCCGATCGCCACCCTGGTCTCGTGGGTCGCCATGCTGCTGGTGATGACGTACTTCATCACCAGCGCCGACTCCGCCTCCCTGGTGATGGGCTCCCTCACCAGCCGCGGCGCCCTGCACCCCCGGAACTGGCTGGTGGTCACGTGGGGCGTGCTGATGGCCGCCGTGGCGGCGGTGCTGCTGGTGGCCGGCGGGCTGAAGTCGCTGCAGTCCGCGACGATCCTCGTCGCCCTGCCGTTCGTCCTGGTGATGCTCGCCCTGTGCTGGTCGCTGCTGACCGAGCTGCGCGCGGACCCGGGCGCGGGCCCGGCCCGGCACCACGCGCTGCACGGACTGCGGGACGCCCTGCGGACGATGGTCGGGGAGGCGATGACCGAGCAGGGGCCGGGACCGGTCCGGCATCCCCGGCTGCGGCGGGTGGCGGAGAGCGCCCGGGAGCGGGGGGAGGGGGACGACGGGCGGCCGTCGCCGTGA
- a CDS encoding MerR family transcriptional regulator: MRIGDAARRAGVTVKAVRYYEALGLVTPARLANGYRDYAEHDVRVIREIKDLNGLGIPVERTRPFLDCLAAGRPHADDCPASLAGYRAAIDDLTRRIDALAARRAALAARLHEAAHRDGGPPALPREHPGHATNEGDAMHDFARLPAGLPVPEDDGACDTLPGQALPPLELPGTDGRTVRLDALGPGRSVIYVYPLTGQPGTDLPDGWNSIPGARGCTPEACGFRDHHEELTAAGAARVYGLSGQDTAYQREVVERLRLPFAVLSDPGLRLADELRLPTFEAGGRRLFTRLTLIVLDGLVEHVFYPVFPPDRHAEQVLDWLRDHPVRNHPVRERAAAGDGVSGTAHPAR, from the coding sequence ATGAGGATCGGCGACGCCGCCCGGCGGGCGGGCGTGACGGTCAAGGCGGTGCGGTACTACGAGGCCCTGGGGCTGGTCACCCCCGCCCGGCTGGCGAACGGCTACCGCGACTACGCCGAGCACGACGTCCGGGTCATCCGCGAGATCAAGGACCTCAACGGACTCGGCATCCCCGTCGAGCGCACCCGCCCCTTCCTCGACTGCCTGGCGGCCGGGCGCCCGCACGCCGACGACTGCCCGGCCTCGCTGGCCGGTTACCGGGCGGCGATCGACGACCTGACCCGGCGCATCGACGCCCTCGCCGCGCGCAGGGCGGCGCTGGCCGCCCGGCTGCACGAGGCCGCCCACCGCGACGGCGGCCCTCCCGCCCTCCCGCGGGAACACCCCGGACACGCCACGAATGAGGGAGACGCCATGCACGACTTCGCCCGCCTGCCCGCCGGCCTGCCCGTCCCCGAGGACGACGGCGCCTGCGACACCCTGCCCGGCCAGGCCCTGCCGCCCCTCGAACTCCCGGGCACGGACGGCCGGACCGTCCGCCTGGACGCACTCGGACCCGGCCGGTCCGTGATCTACGTCTACCCGCTCACCGGACAGCCCGGCACCGATCTCCCCGACGGCTGGAACAGCATCCCGGGAGCCCGCGGCTGCACCCCGGAGGCGTGCGGCTTCCGGGACCACCACGAGGAGCTCACGGCCGCCGGCGCGGCCCGGGTCTACGGCCTGTCCGGCCAGGACACCGCGTACCAGCGGGAGGTCGTCGAGCGGCTGCGGCTGCCGTTCGCCGTCCTCTCCGACCCGGGGCTGAGGCTGGCGGACGAGTTGCGGCTGCCGACGTTCGAGGCGGGCGGGCGGCGGTTGTTCACCCGGCTCACGCTGATCGTCCTGGACGGGCTGGTGGAGCACGTCTTCTACCCGGTGTTCCCGCCGGACCGGCACGCGGAGCAGGTGCTGGACTGGCTGCGCGACCACCCCGTACGGAACCACCCCGTGCGGGAGCGCGCCGCGGCGGGCGACGGGGTGTCGGGGACCGCCCACCCGGCCCGGTGA
- a CDS encoding radical SAM protein, with protein MGRSRTEEVEDLMGRFPGVPREAVIKEDLLRGGIAFDESALTGEEGGDVKPKSYFIFSFDHRTLPELGAAALRRPPEEIVLTGGPYGLRRTVVSVRVNPQSPYRVGVTPEGALGLMLDGRHIADVGLPPMPDYYRHTLANGKSVMEVAPTIQWGYLIYLTVFRVCQYFGAKEECQYCDINHNWRQHKAAGRPYTGVKSVEEVLEALEIIDRHDTAGASRAYTLTGGSITSRVDGLTEADFYGRYAQAIEERFPGRWTGKVVAQALPRADVQRFHDYGIRIYHPNYEVWDRRLFELYCPGKERYVGRDEWHRRILDSAEVFGPRNVIPNFVAGVEMAAPAGFTTVGEAVDSTAEGLRFFMSRGITPRFTTWCPEPTTPLGRSNPQGAPLEYHIRLLETYRATMDEFGLSSPPGYGPAGPGRAVFSVSSFMDSLLPDSPSGV; from the coding sequence ATGGGACGCAGCCGTACGGAAGAGGTCGAGGACCTGATGGGCCGCTTCCCCGGGGTGCCGCGGGAAGCCGTCATCAAGGAGGACCTGCTGCGGGGCGGGATCGCCTTCGACGAGTCCGCGCTCACCGGGGAGGAGGGCGGCGACGTCAAACCGAAGTCCTACTTCATCTTCTCCTTCGACCACCGCACCCTCCCCGAGCTCGGCGCCGCCGCCCTGCGCCGGCCGCCGGAGGAGATCGTCCTGACCGGCGGCCCCTACGGGCTCCGGCGCACCGTCGTCTCCGTACGGGTCAACCCCCAGTCCCCGTACCGGGTCGGGGTCACCCCGGAGGGGGCGCTCGGCCTGATGCTCGACGGCCGGCACATCGCGGACGTGGGCCTGCCGCCGATGCCGGACTACTACCGGCACACGCTCGCCAACGGCAAGTCGGTGATGGAGGTCGCCCCGACCATCCAGTGGGGCTACCTGATCTACCTGACGGTGTTCCGGGTCTGCCAGTACTTCGGCGCCAAGGAGGAGTGCCAGTACTGCGACATCAACCACAACTGGCGCCAGCACAAGGCGGCCGGCCGCCCGTACACGGGCGTGAAGTCGGTGGAGGAGGTGCTGGAGGCACTGGAGATCATCGACAGGCACGACACGGCCGGCGCCTCCCGCGCGTACACCCTCACCGGCGGCTCCATCACCTCCCGGGTGGACGGGCTCACCGAGGCGGACTTCTACGGGCGTTACGCGCAGGCGATCGAGGAGCGCTTCCCCGGGCGCTGGACCGGGAAGGTCGTCGCCCAGGCGCTGCCCCGGGCGGACGTCCAGCGGTTCCACGACTACGGGATCCGCATCTACCACCCCAACTACGAGGTGTGGGACCGGCGGCTGTTCGAGCTGTACTGCCCGGGCAAGGAGCGCTACGTCGGCCGGGACGAGTGGCACCGCCGCATCCTGGACTCGGCCGAGGTCTTCGGCCCGCGGAACGTCATCCCCAACTTCGTGGCGGGCGTGGAGATGGCGGCGCCGGCCGGGTTCACGACGGTCGGCGAGGCCGTCGACTCGACGGCGGAGGGGCTGCGGTTCTTCATGTCCCGCGGCATCACCCCGCGCTTCACCACCTGGTGCCCGGAGCCCACGACACCGCTCGGCCGCTCCAACCCGCAGGGCGCGCCGCTGGAGTACCACATCCGGCTGCTGGAGACCTACCGGGCGACGATGGACGAGTTCGGGCTGTCGTCGCCGCCCGGGTACGGGCCGGCGGGGCCGGGGCGGGCGGTGTTCTCGGTGAGCTCGTTCATGGACAGCCTGCTCCCTGACAGCCCGTCCGGCGTTTGA
- a CDS encoding SIR2 family NAD-dependent protein deacylase — protein MVAILTGAGVSTDSGIPDYRGPNGLWRRDPEAEKLVTYEYYMRDPEIRRRSWLMRRDAPTLRARPNAAHEAIVRLERSGTPVRVITQNVDGLHQAAGLPDRKVLELHGSARSVVCTECGARSTMEAALARVAAGDPDPACEACGGILKSATVMFGQPLDPAVLGDALTVTKACDVFLAVGTSLMVNPAAALAGVAADHGARLIIVNAEPTPYDERADEVIREPIGTALPALLRRWESGTAG, from the coding sequence CTGGTCGCGATCCTCACCGGAGCAGGCGTCTCCACGGACTCGGGCATCCCCGACTACCGAGGCCCCAACGGCCTCTGGCGCCGCGACCCGGAGGCGGAGAAGCTCGTCACCTACGAGTACTACATGCGCGACCCGGAGATCCGGCGCCGCTCCTGGCTGATGCGCCGCGACGCGCCCACCCTGCGGGCCCGCCCGAACGCGGCCCATGAGGCGATCGTGCGCCTGGAACGCTCGGGGACACCGGTCCGGGTCATCACCCAGAACGTGGACGGCCTGCACCAGGCGGCCGGGCTGCCCGACCGCAAGGTGCTCGAACTGCACGGCTCCGCCCGCTCGGTGGTGTGCACGGAGTGCGGCGCGCGGTCGACGATGGAGGCCGCGCTGGCCCGCGTCGCGGCGGGCGACCCGGACCCGGCGTGCGAGGCGTGCGGCGGCATCCTGAAGTCCGCGACGGTCATGTTCGGGCAGCCGCTGGACCCCGCCGTGCTCGGTGACGCCCTGACGGTGACCAAGGCGTGCGACGTCTTCCTCGCGGTCGGCACCAGCCTGATGGTCAACCCGGCGGCGGCGCTCGCCGGGGTGGCGGCCGACCACGGCGCCCGCCTGATCATCGTCAACGCGGAGCCGACGCCGTACGACGAACGGGCGGACGAGGTGATCCGCGAGCCGATCGGGACGGCGCTGCCGGCGCTGCTGCGGCGGTGGGAGAGCGGTACAGCGGGCTGA